The following proteins come from a genomic window of Nostoc sp. ATCC 53789:
- the hypD gene encoding hydrogenase formation protein HypD, translating to MKYVDEFREPEKAEAIRREIIKLSHQLEKPIKIMEVCGGHTHSIFKYGIEEILPQTIELIHGPGCPVCVMPKGRLDDAIAISQNHNVIFATFGDAMRVPGSKTSLLQARAQGADIRMVYSPLDSLQIARDNPDKEVVFFALGFETTVPSTAFTILQAAAEEIHNFSMFSNHVLVIPALKALLDNPDLQLDGFVGPGHVSMVIGSDPYQFISQQYNKPIVVSGFEPLDILQSIWMLLQQLVENRCEVENQYNRIVQKSGNTVALEAINKVFAVRDSFDWRGLGDIPYSGLQIKPEYAQFDAELKFTIPNLKVADHKACKCGEILKGVLKPWECKVFGTACTPETPIGTCMVSSEGACAAYYKYGRLSTIAKRTITQKPKITQEPLPACGFSSE from the coding sequence ATGAAATATGTTGACGAATTCCGCGAACCAGAAAAAGCTGAAGCCATCCGCCGCGAAATCATCAAATTAAGCCACCAGCTAGAAAAACCTATCAAAATCATGGAAGTATGCGGCGGACATACCCACTCCATATTTAAATACGGTATCGAAGAAATATTACCCCAAACCATTGAACTAATTCATGGGCCTGGTTGTCCAGTATGCGTTATGCCAAAAGGGAGATTAGATGATGCGATCGCAATCTCTCAAAATCATAACGTCATTTTTGCCACCTTTGGCGACGCAATGCGAGTTCCCGGTTCCAAAACGAGTTTACTCCAAGCCAGGGCACAAGGCGCAGACATCCGTATGGTGTACTCTCCCTTAGACAGCCTACAAATTGCCAGAGATAACCCAGACAAAGAAGTAGTCTTCTTCGCATTAGGCTTTGAAACCACAGTCCCCAGCACCGCCTTCACCATTCTGCAAGCAGCAGCCGAAGAAATTCATAACTTTAGTATGTTTTCCAATCACGTCCTTGTGATTCCCGCCCTCAAAGCACTATTAGATAATCCCGACTTGCAACTAGATGGATTTGTTGGGCCTGGTCATGTCAGTATGGTGATAGGCAGCGACCCATACCAATTTATTTCCCAACAATATAATAAACCGATTGTTGTCTCAGGATTTGAACCCTTAGATATTCTCCAATCAATTTGGATGCTATTGCAACAGTTAGTAGAAAATCGTTGCGAAGTCGAAAATCAATATAACCGAATTGTCCAAAAAAGCGGAAACACAGTAGCCCTAGAAGCCATAAACAAAGTTTTCGCCGTGCGAGATAGTTTTGATTGGCGCGGCTTAGGTGACATCCCCTATTCAGGATTACAAATTAAACCAGAATATGCCCAATTTGATGCCGAACTTAAATTTACCATTCCTAATCTCAAAGTAGCCGACCATAAAGCTTGTAAATGTGGAGAAATCCTCAAAGGAGTCTTAAAGCCTTGGGAGTGTAAAGTATTCGGTACAGCTTGCACACCAGAAACACCAATCGGTACTTGCATGGTATCTTCCGAAGGCGCTTGTGCAGCCTATTACAAATACGGACGACTCTCCACCATCGCCAAAAGAACAATTACCCAAAAACCAAAAATAACTCAAGAACCTCTCCCCGCCTGCGGCTTCTCCTCAGAATAA
- the hypE gene encoding hydrogenase expression/formation protein HypE, whose product MNFPPTNPIQNPLFQKIEQVRRRQSKVQDTHITLAHGSGGKAMRDLIDDIFVSNFDNPILSQLEDQASFNLTPLLQQGDRLAFTTDSYVVDPLFFPGSDIGELAINGTVNDLAVSGAKPLYLTCSVILEEGLPVETLRRVANSMKAAAEKAGIQVVTGDTKVVHRGAADKLFINTAGIGIIPQGVNISAHNIKPGDAVIINGEIGNHGTAILIARGELALETNIESDCQSLHSLVETILHVCPQVHAMRDATRGGLATVLNEFALSSNVGIRLFEESIPVREEVNGVCEILGLDPLYLANEGKLVVVLPKENANNVLSAMKSHPAGKDACIIGEVLSSPPGIVLLKTVFGAERIVDMLVGDQLPRIC is encoded by the coding sequence ATGAATTTCCCCCCCACAAACCCAATACAAAATCCCCTATTCCAAAAAATAGAACAAGTCCGCCGTCGCCAAAGTAAAGTACAAGATACTCACATAACTCTCGCACATGGTAGCGGTGGTAAAGCCATGCGCGATTTAATAGATGATATTTTTGTCAGCAATTTTGATAATCCAATTCTTTCCCAATTAGAAGACCAAGCCAGCTTCAACTTAACCCCTCTCCTCCAACAAGGAGACAGACTCGCATTTACAACAGATTCTTATGTTGTAGACCCGTTATTTTTCCCCGGTAGTGATATAGGAGAATTAGCCATAAACGGTACAGTTAATGATTTAGCTGTCAGTGGTGCGAAACCTTTATACCTAACTTGCAGCGTAATTTTAGAAGAAGGATTACCTGTAGAAACCTTACGTCGTGTCGCGAACAGTATGAAAGCAGCCGCAGAAAAAGCGGGTATTCAAGTTGTCACTGGTGACACAAAAGTTGTACATCGTGGTGCTGCCGATAAACTCTTTATTAATACTGCTGGTATTGGTATCATCCCACAGGGAGTTAACATTTCCGCTCACAATATTAAACCTGGAGATGCAGTAATAATTAATGGTGAAATAGGCAATCATGGGACAGCAATTTTAATTGCCCGTGGCGAGTTAGCCTTAGAGACTAATATTGAAAGTGATTGTCAGTCGTTGCATAGTTTAGTAGAAACTATTCTCCATGTATGTCCACAAGTTCATGCTATGCGAGATGCTACACGCGGTGGTTTAGCCACAGTATTAAATGAATTTGCCCTCAGTTCCAATGTGGGAATTCGTCTTTTTGAAGAATCTATTCCAGTGCGGGAAGAAGTCAACGGAGTTTGCGAAATTCTCGGTTTAGACCCATTGTATTTAGCTAATGAAGGTAAGTTAGTTGTAGTGCTTCCAAAAGAGAATGCTAACAACGTTTTATCTGCTATGAAATCTCACCCAGCAGGGAAAGATGCTTGTATTATTGGCGAAGTTCTTTCTTCACCCCCAGGTATCGTATTGTTAAAAACAGTTTTTGGTGCTGAAAGGATTGTTGATATGTTAGTAGGCGACCAATTGCCACGAATTTGTTAA
- the hypA gene encoding hydrogenase maturation nickel metallochaperone HypA translates to MHEFGITQNIVAIVTEHAKGTKVQRVLLEIGKLSAIMPDAIRFCFDICTQGTVLEGATLEILEIPGLGRCRQCGAEIYLDKPYGICNCGSVQLDLITGEELKIKEIEIEELCV, encoded by the coding sequence ATGCACGAATTTGGAATTACCCAAAATATTGTGGCAATTGTGACTGAACACGCCAAAGGCACAAAAGTGCAACGAGTTTTATTAGAAATTGGCAAACTTTCAGCCATTATGCCCGACGCTATCCGATTTTGTTTTGATATTTGCACTCAAGGCACAGTTTTAGAAGGGGCGACATTAGAAATTTTAGAAATCCCAGGCTTAGGGCGATGTCGCCAATGCGGTGCAGAAATCTATTTAGATAAACCTTATGGTATCTGTAACTGCGGTAGCGTGCAATTAGATTTAATTACTGGTGAAGAACTGAAAATTAAAGAAATAGAAATCGAGGAATTATGTGTGTAA
- the hypB gene encoding hydrogenase nickel incorporation protein HypB: MCVTCGCSDDGEIKITNLETDKAEHNHTHTLPDGTVITHSHSHDTHIEAPQIHAKIHNTTISLEQDILAKNNLIAAQNRGWFKGRNILALNLMSSPGAGKTTLLTRTINDLKHKLSISVIEGDQETANDAKKIKETGSKVIQINTGTGCHLDASMIDRGLQQLNPPLNSVVMIENVGNLVCPALFDLGERAKVVILSVTEGEDKPIKYPHIFRASDVMILTKIDLLPYVQFDVKKCIAYATEVNPQIQIFQVSATTGVGLDNWYKWVTEKVVN, translated from the coding sequence ATGTGTGTAACCTGCGGTTGTTCTGATGATGGCGAAATAAAAATTACAAATTTAGAAACAGATAAAGCGGAACATAATCATACTCACACTTTACCAGATGGAACTGTCATCACTCACTCCCACAGTCATGACACTCATATAGAAGCACCTCAAATCCATGCCAAAATACATAATACAACGATATCTTTAGAACAAGATATATTAGCAAAAAATAACCTAATAGCTGCTCAAAATCGAGGATGGTTTAAAGGTCGTAATATTCTCGCCTTAAATTTAATGAGTTCTCCTGGTGCTGGGAAAACAACTCTTTTAACGCGAACAATCAATGATTTAAAACATAAATTATCTATTAGTGTCATTGAAGGCGACCAAGAAACTGCTAATGATGCCAAAAAAATTAAAGAAACAGGTTCTAAAGTCATCCAAATCAATACTGGAACAGGCTGTCATTTAGATGCATCAATGATAGATAGGGGTTTACAACAACTGAATCCGCCACTAAATTCAGTTGTGATGATTGAAAATGTCGGAAATTTGGTTTGTCCAGCCTTATTTGATTTAGGAGAACGGGCAAAAGTTGTGATTCTCTCAGTTACAGAGGGAGAAGATAAGCCGATAAAATACCCGCATATATTCCGTGCTAGTGATGTAATGATTCTCACCAAAATTGATTTGCTGCCTTATGTGCAATTTGATGTTAAAAAGTGCATAGCTTATGCTACAGAAGTGAATCCCCAAATTCAGATTTTTCAGGTTTCTGCAACTACTGGTGTAGGATTAGATAATTGGTATAAATGGGTAACTGAAAAGGTAGTAAACTAA